One genomic region from Muriicola soli encodes:
- a CDS encoding MFS transporter, with protein MQKKYFLPIIVVPQFFCTSLWFAGNGVLDELISDFNLNSQALGHLTSAVQFGFILGTLVYATLMIADRYSPSKVFFFSSLLAAIFNLGMLWEGNSLFSLLGSRFLTGFFLAGIYPVGMKIAADYFKEGLGKSLSFLVGALVLGTALPHLLAGSTLFAQWKWVIITTSLLAMTGGIIIVWCVPDGPFRRPAQQMKLLRAFTIFKNVKLRKAAIGYFGHMWELYAFWAFVPVMILTFNDSHGVVLSTSLWSFIIIGIGSLGCVIGGITSERLGVKKTASGSLLISCICCLSSPVFFYQPSEIVFLLFLMLWGMAVIADSPLFSTLVAQYAEGPLKGSALTLVNCIGFAITIFSIQILNTLQSSFSNTWIYVVLAIGPAIGIRVLFRK; from the coding sequence ATGCAGAAGAAATATTTCCTTCCGATAATTGTAGTGCCTCAATTTTTCTGCACCTCACTTTGGTTCGCCGGAAACGGGGTCTTAGATGAATTAATTTCCGATTTCAACCTTAATTCACAGGCCCTTGGGCATCTTACCTCGGCAGTACAGTTTGGGTTCATACTTGGTACTCTGGTTTATGCCACCCTGATGATAGCCGATCGTTACTCCCCTTCTAAAGTGTTCTTTTTCTCCTCCCTGCTGGCCGCAATTTTTAACCTTGGTATGCTTTGGGAAGGGAATAGTCTATTTAGTCTTTTGGGTTCGAGGTTCCTGACAGGTTTCTTCCTGGCCGGAATTTACCCGGTGGGAATGAAAATCGCAGCAGACTATTTTAAGGAAGGACTCGGGAAATCATTGTCTTTTCTCGTGGGTGCTCTTGTATTGGGTACGGCCCTGCCTCATTTGTTAGCAGGGAGCACCCTCTTTGCTCAATGGAAATGGGTGATCATTACAACTAGTTTGCTTGCAATGACAGGAGGTATTATCATTGTATGGTGTGTACCCGACGGACCTTTCAGGAGACCGGCACAACAAATGAAATTACTCAGGGCATTTACAATTTTTAAAAATGTAAAGCTTCGAAAAGCTGCCATAGGGTATTTTGGGCATATGTGGGAACTCTACGCCTTTTGGGCATTTGTTCCTGTCATGATTTTGACTTTTAATGATAGTCACGGAGTAGTGCTGTCTACTTCCCTTTGGTCATTCATTATTATTGGAATTGGCAGCCTGGGGTGCGTGATCGGAGGAATAACTTCTGAACGCCTGGGCGTAAAGAAAACAGCTTCCGGTTCTCTATTGATCTCCTGTATCTGTTGTTTGTCTTCTCCCGTTTTCTTCTATCAACCTTCGGAAATTGTTTTCCTACTGTTTCTAATGTTGTGGGGAATGGCAGTGATTGCAGACTCTCCTTTATTCTCTACCCTGGTAGCTCAGTATGCAGAGGGGCCATTAAAAGGTTCAGCCCTCACCCTGGTCAACTGCATTGGATTCGCTATTACGATCTTCAGCATTCAAATTTTAAATACTTTACAAAGCAGCTTTTCGAATACATGGATCTATGTTGTTCTCGCAATAGGGCCGGCTATTGGAATAAGGGTACTATTTAGAAAGTAA
- a CDS encoding SRPBCC family protein has protein sequence MKKSDPPIVIKTSFDIGTATLWKALTHLPEMKNWYFEMLEAFEARKGFKTSFKVNSEDRTFTHIWEVTEVVPGEKITYSWHFEEYPGSSTSTFEISGTDHQSELVLTVWVQEDFPPGIPEFKRESCIGGWEYFLHGNLKNYLSA, from the coding sequence ATGAAGAAGTCGGATCCACCAATTGTCATTAAGACGTCCTTTGATATAGGCACTGCAACTTTATGGAAGGCGCTTACCCATCTCCCTGAAATGAAAAACTGGTATTTTGAAATGCTGGAAGCCTTTGAAGCACGGAAGGGATTTAAGACCTCTTTTAAAGTTAATTCCGAAGACCGAACTTTTACCCATATTTGGGAGGTGACAGAAGTTGTACCGGGAGAAAAAATTACTTACAGCTGGCATTTTGAGGAATATCCCGGATCATCGACCTCAACTTTTGAGATTTCAGGAACGGACCACCAAAGCGAATTGGTTCTGACTGTATGGGTTCAGGAGGACTTTCCTCCAGGAATTCCGGAATTTAAAAGGGAAAGTTGTATAGGGGGTTGGGAGTACTTCCTGCATGGAAATTTAAAGAATTATCTCTCTGCCTAA
- a CDS encoding fasciclin domain-containing protein: protein MTAQDSMMSQETKMVGGAEMYPSKDIISNAVNSKDHTTLVAAVKAAGLVETLQGDGPFTVFAPTNKAFEKLPEGTVATLLKPENKSTLQSVLTYHVLAGKFSATKIVEAIKKGKGKATFTTVNGDTLTAMLKGKKVQLKDVAGNISTVSISDVNQSNGVIHVVDTVVLPVM, encoded by the coding sequence ATGACTGCGCAAGATTCCATGATGTCCCAAGAAACCAAAATGGTGGGCGGCGCTGAAATGTATCCATCAAAGGATATAATTTCGAATGCCGTAAATTCTAAGGACCACACTACTTTGGTAGCCGCTGTTAAGGCAGCTGGCTTGGTAGAAACCCTACAGGGTGATGGCCCATTCACGGTTTTTGCTCCTACAAACAAAGCTTTTGAAAAGTTGCCCGAGGGTACCGTAGCAACACTATTGAAACCCGAAAACAAGTCGACTCTTCAGTCGGTTCTTACTTACCACGTTCTCGCCGGAAAATTTAGTGCTACTAAGATTGTTGAGGCCATCAAAAAAGGAAAGGGGAAGGCCACATTCACTACAGTAAATGGTGATACTTTAACAGCGATGTTAAAAGGAAAGAAAGTACAATTAAAAGATGTTGCCGGGAATATTTCAACAGTATCGATAAGCGATGTTAATCAGTCCAACGGGGTGATACACGTAGTTGATACCGTCGTTTTGCCGGTTATGTAA
- a CDS encoding VOC family protein, with translation MEDDKAPEMTGNRYVLAVKKLSESVDYYQNKLGLKSVWHGDGWHFLVRDSLFVMLGECPDDRSAFETENHSYFAYIEVEGIDQLYQEYLRAEVEILHPVKDQPWGQREFGIRTIDGHRIMFGEEI, from the coding sequence ATGGAGGATGATAAGGCACCTGAAATGACTGGGAATCGATACGTGCTCGCGGTGAAGAAGCTGTCTGAGTCCGTGGATTATTATCAGAACAAACTAGGCCTTAAAAGTGTATGGCATGGAGATGGCTGGCATTTTTTGGTCCGGGATTCTCTCTTTGTCATGCTGGGAGAATGCCCTGATGATCGATCGGCATTCGAAACTGAGAATCATTCCTACTTTGCGTATATTGAAGTCGAGGGAATTGATCAGCTTTACCAGGAATATCTGAGGGCCGAAGTTGAAATTCTCCATCCGGTTAAAGACCAGCCCTGGGGGCAAAGAGAATTTGGAATACGCACTATAGACGGGCACCGGATCATGTTTGGAGAAGAAATCTGA
- the corA gene encoding magnesium/cobalt transporter CorA: protein MARFIKKGKQEIGLSPDDLKFRGKKKANEVLLRIIDFDETSLEEDALQLVRDVLKYKEKDTVTWLNVDGLHNAAIMKEIAETFDLETLVLAEVMHTQARPRVIEYDNCILISIKMLQQNEESHLINVENLSIILTDTVLISFQEKRGDVFEPVRERIRKQKRRIRHGGIDYLTFALLDIVIDNYLYVLSVLGEKIETLEDNLLLNPNEVVINEINNYKRELNFLRKSIKPAKEMIFTLAKMESEFIKEATYVHYKELEDNISQANEVSDSYREILSDQLNIYHTTISSKLNDVMKFLTVFSVIFIPLTFIAGIYGTNFDFLPELHYRYSYFIMLGVMVVIALGMLVYFKRNKWL, encoded by the coding sequence ATGGCTCGATTTATAAAAAAAGGAAAACAGGAAATAGGTTTGTCCCCGGATGACCTTAAATTCCGGGGTAAGAAGAAGGCTAACGAGGTTCTTCTACGAATCATCGATTTTGATGAAACTAGCCTGGAGGAGGACGCCCTTCAGCTGGTACGTGATGTGCTTAAATACAAAGAAAAAGACACTGTTACCTGGTTAAATGTAGACGGCCTGCACAACGCGGCTATCATGAAGGAGATAGCTGAGACCTTTGATCTGGAAACCCTGGTACTTGCAGAGGTCATGCATACTCAGGCAAGACCTAGAGTGATTGAATATGACAATTGTATTCTGATCAGCATCAAAATGCTACAGCAAAACGAAGAGTCGCACCTCATCAATGTTGAGAATCTCAGTATTATTTTAACCGATACCGTCCTGATATCCTTTCAGGAAAAACGAGGCGATGTATTTGAACCCGTAAGGGAAAGGATTAGAAAACAGAAGAGGAGGATCAGGCACGGAGGCATAGACTACCTCACTTTTGCTCTGCTAGATATTGTGATCGACAATTATCTCTATGTCCTAAGTGTTTTAGGCGAAAAAATTGAAACTCTCGAAGACAATTTGCTTTTAAATCCGAATGAGGTGGTGATCAATGAGATCAACAATTACAAAAGAGAGCTGAATTTCCTGCGCAAGAGCATAAAACCTGCGAAGGAAATGATTTTTACCCTTGCCAAAATGGAATCTGAATTTATCAAAGAGGCTACGTATGTGCACTACAAGGAGTTGGAAGATAATATTAGTCAGGCCAACGAAGTTTCAGATAGTTACAGGGAGATTCTTTCCGATCAGCTTAATATCTATCACACTACTATCAGCAGCAAGCTAAATGATGTGATGAAGTTCCTTACCGTTTTTTCGGTCATTTTTATTCCCCTAACCTTTATCGCCGGGATATACGGAACCAATTTCGACTTTCTTCCCGAACTTCATTACCGATACAGTTATTTTATCATGTTGGGAGTAATGGTTGTAATTGCCCTGGGCATGCTGGTGTATTTTAAGCGTAACAAATGGCTTTAA
- a CDS encoding VIT1/CCC1 transporter family protein, translating into MKNSAKKEDHYLSRSGWLRASILGANDGILSTASLIIGVAAASTSRESIVLAGVAGLVAGALSMAAGEYVSVSSQTDIETSDLAREQQELVDMPDEELEELAMIYRQRGLSPDLAMKVAKELTEYDALGAHARDELGINSMTRARPLQAALASGASFILGGVLPVIAAMLLPVSYMIVWQYVLTTLFLIILGAYAARAGGSSVKKAILRITFWGTVAMGVTAYIGHLFGVSLG; encoded by the coding sequence ATGAAAAATTCAGCAAAAAAAGAGGACCACTACCTTAGCCGAAGTGGTTGGCTGCGTGCATCCATCCTGGGGGCAAATGATGGAATTTTATCCACAGCAAGCCTTATTATAGGCGTAGCGGCAGCATCCACATCCCGGGAATCCATAGTTCTGGCAGGCGTGGCCGGACTCGTGGCCGGTGCTCTGTCAATGGCCGCAGGAGAGTACGTTTCCGTAAGTTCGCAGACTGATATAGAAACTTCGGACCTTGCCAGAGAGCAACAAGAGCTCGTTGATATGCCTGATGAGGAATTGGAGGAATTAGCTATGATATACAGACAAAGGGGACTGAGTCCAGACCTGGCCATGAAGGTAGCCAAGGAATTGACAGAATACGACGCGCTTGGAGCCCACGCAAGGGACGAACTGGGAATCAATAGTATGACCAGAGCCAGGCCCCTTCAAGCGGCCCTGGCTTCCGGGGCTTCTTTTATTCTTGGAGGGGTATTGCCAGTGATTGCTGCAATGCTGCTGCCGGTCTCTTATATGATCGTCTGGCAATACGTGCTCACCACACTATTCCTGATTATTCTTGGGGCGTATGCCGCCAGGGCAGGAGGCTCGAGCGTAAAAAAAGCAATTTTGAGAATTACCTTCTGGGGAACAGTAGCTATGGGTGTTACTGCCTATATCGGCCATTTATTCGGAGTATCCCTGGGCTAA
- a CDS encoding cation:proton antiporter: MDLIFLTGFHTSITLICIVGLAVVVSGFLLKKIKQPTLLAYILLGVLIGQHGFDLIGDETSIRYVGELGIILLFFFIGMEIDLYSFVGNWRLALFGTLGQFSLSIGVVWGIGMLFGWESTRIIVLGFVIALSSSAVIFKILEDKKLLDKKIGQNVSSILLAQDIAIAPILILISIFGGEDTSTESILLKIFGGILIISIIIYIYIRKEITWLPFRETIMKDHELQVFLALFFCFAGAVVAGMFGISEALGAFVGGLVMHAGKATRWIHDAIHSFRILFVAVFFISIGAQINIAFLLDNLLPLGLVLVAVFFLNHAINTLILKAYNNSWREAIFGGAMLAQIGELSFLICITALNLEILTDYAYDFTISLISLTIGISPFWIALTEKISARKKEIPA, encoded by the coding sequence ATGGATCTGATTTTTCTCACCGGTTTTCACACATCTATCACCCTTATCTGCATCGTTGGCCTGGCCGTAGTTGTTTCGGGCTTTCTTCTGAAAAAAATAAAGCAGCCTACCCTCCTGGCCTATATCCTTCTCGGCGTGCTGATCGGGCAACACGGCTTTGATCTGATCGGTGATGAAACTTCTATCCGGTATGTAGGTGAGCTTGGAATCATACTGTTGTTCTTCTTTATCGGGATGGAGATCGATTTGTATTCTTTCGTTGGTAATTGGCGTCTGGCGCTTTTTGGCACCCTGGGTCAATTTAGCCTCAGCATTGGAGTGGTGTGGGGAATAGGTATGCTATTTGGATGGGAATCTACCAGAATTATAGTCCTGGGCTTTGTTATCGCGCTCTCAAGTTCCGCAGTTATCTTCAAGATATTGGAAGACAAAAAACTATTGGATAAAAAGATAGGTCAGAACGTGTCCAGTATCCTTCTGGCACAAGATATTGCAATTGCCCCCATCCTGATTCTTATCTCAATTTTTGGAGGCGAGGATACCTCAACAGAGTCTATTCTCCTTAAGATATTTGGAGGTATCCTTATCATTTCTATCATCATTTACATTTATATCCGGAAAGAAATCACCTGGCTGCCCTTCAGGGAAACGATCATGAAAGACCACGAGTTACAGGTTTTCCTGGCCTTGTTTTTTTGTTTTGCTGGAGCTGTTGTTGCCGGGATGTTCGGAATTTCGGAAGCCTTGGGGGCATTTGTAGGCGGACTGGTCATGCACGCCGGGAAGGCGACGCGATGGATTCACGATGCTATTCATTCGTTCAGGATCCTTTTTGTAGCTGTTTTTTTTATCAGTATCGGAGCACAGATCAACATTGCTTTCTTATTAGACAACCTCCTTCCCCTGGGCCTTGTTCTCGTCGCTGTTTTTTTTCTGAATCACGCCATCAATACGCTGATATTAAAGGCGTACAACAACTCATGGAGGGAAGCTATTTTTGGAGGTGCCATGCTGGCACAGATCGGAGAATTGAGTTTTCTCATTTGTATAACAGCTCTCAACCTGGAGATACTCACAGACTATGCTTATGATTTTACCATCTCCCTGATCTCCCTTACTATCGGGATCAGCCCTTTCTGGATTGCCTTGACCGAGAAGATCAGTGCCCGAAAAAAGGAAATTCCAGCATAA